The following proteins are co-located in the Macadamia integrifolia cultivar HAES 741 chromosome 3, SCU_Mint_v3, whole genome shotgun sequence genome:
- the LOC122074471 gene encoding systemin receptor SR160-like, with product MYYSFIIFQSMELQKLFYYLTLFFIALLAGTVSPAALDGGTRDAQLLLSFKGTILKPGVLQNWQRNLNPCYFTGVTCKNSRVSALDLSSLSLNSEFQFVSLFLMSLERLERLTVKNASIGGNLTSASASRCSTLLGELDLSGNSLSGSISDISSLSSCSGLKSLNLSHNSLSFSVGPKDSGGLRLSFQVLDLSYNKLSGQNVVPWLLAGGCNELKYFSVGGNKISGNIPVSNCRSLEYLDVSSNNFSGEVPSFGGCSALQHLDLSGNQFSGDIGMPLSSCQQLSFLNISSNQFSGNIPSFPNGSLLSLLLSANNFQGEIPLHLADAWSTLVELDLSSNHLHGTVPSSLVSCSSLESINLSNNNFSGKFPIETLVKMTSLKKLVLSYNNFDGSLPDLLSMLTHLELLDLSSNSISGSIPPGLCQDSKNSLHELYLQNNLFTGTIPATLSNCSQLVSLDLSFNYLTGRIPSSLGSLSQLRDLVMWLNQFQGEIPPELMYIQTLENLILDNNELNGTIPAGLSNCTNLNWISLSSNQLSGKIPAWIGRLSNLAILKLGNNSFSGSIPPEIGDCQSLIWLDLNSNHLTGTIPPTLAKQSGKIAVELITGKSFVYLKNDGSSNCRGAGNLLEFAGIRQDGLNRVPTRHQCNFTRVYIGKTTYTFNNNGSMIFLDFSYNMLEGSIPKELGNMFYLSILNLGHNNLSGPIPPEMGRLGNVGVLDLSHNKLEGSIPNTLSGLTLLSEIDLSNNNLSGLIPESGQLGTFPAYRYANNSGLCGYPLLVTCGGDHSTSNLQHHASRRRQTYLAESVAMGLLFSLFFIFGLILVAVESRKRRKKKDASLSDLYIDSRSHSGTANVSWKLTGAREALSINLATFEKPLWKLTFADLVEATNGFHNDSLIGSGGFGDVYKAELKDGSVVAIKKLIHVSGQGDREFTAEMETIGKIKHRNLVSLLGYCKVGEERLLVYEYMQFGSLEDVLRDRRKAGIKLNWAARRKIAIGAARGLAFLHHNCNPHVIHRDMKSSNVLLDDNLEAKVSDFGMARLVSAMDTHLSVSTLAGTPGYVPPEYYQSFRCSTKGDVYSYGVVLLELLTGKQPTDSPDFGDNNLVGWVKQHAKLKISDVFDPELMKEDPSLEMELLQHLKVASACLDDRPWRRPTMIQVMALFKEIQAGSGIDSSSTDATINGSFTAVEMSIKEAPEPCKE from the coding sequence ATGTATTATAGTTTCATTATCTTCCAGTCCATGGAGTTGCAGAAGCTCTTCTACTACCTGACACTGTTCTTTATCGCTCTTCTCGCCGGTACAGTGTCTCCGGCGGCACTTGACGGAGGTACGAGAGATGCTCAACTGTTGCTTTCTTTCAAAGGTACGATTTTGAAACCAGGAGTGTTACAGAACTGGCAACGGAATCTGAATCCATGTTATTTCACTGGAGTTACTTGTAAGAACTCGAGAGTTTCGGCTCTGGATctgagttctctctctcttaactcCGAGTTCcagtttgtttctttgtttctgatgAGTTTGGAGCGATTGGAGAGGTTGACGGTGAAGAATGCAAGTATTGGCGGTAACCTTACTTCGGCTTCGGCGTCCCGGTGTAGTACACTGTTAGGCGAGCTCGATCTGTCGGGGAACTCTTTGTCTGGTTCCATTTCGGATATTTCAAGCTTGTCTTCGTGTTCGGGTTTGAAATCTCTGAATCTATCTCACAATTCCCTCAGTTTTTCTGTCGGACCAAAGGATTCCGGTGGGTTACGGCTCAGTTTTCAGGTTCTGGATCTCTCCTACAATAAGCTTTCAGGCCAAAACGTCGTCCCTTGGCTTCTTGCTGGTGGTTGTAATGAGCTCAAGTACTTCTCTGTTGGGGGAAACAAAATTTCTGGGAATATTCCGGTGTCGAATTGCCGGAGTTTGGAGTATCTCGACGTCTCGTCCAACAATTTCTCAGGGGAAGTTCCGTCTTTTGGCGGCTGTTCTGCGTTGCAGCATCTGGACCTTTCCGGCAATCAATTTTCCGGCGACATCGGCATGCCACTGTCCAGTTGTCAGCAACTCAGCTTCTTGAATATTTCCAGTAACCAATTTTCAGGCAACATTCCATCTTTTCCCAACGGGAGTTTACTGTCTCTTTTGCTCTCCGCCAACAACTTCCAGGGCGAGATACCTCTGCATCTCGCTGATGCATGGTCAACTCTAGTCGAACTCGATCTTTCTTCCAATCACTTGCACGGTACGGTTCCTTCTAGTCTGGTTTCTTGCTCTTCATTGGAGTCCATTAATCTCTCCAATAACAACTTCTCTGGTAAATTCCCAATTGAAACCCTCGTTAAAATGACTAGCTTGAAGAAACTCGTTCTGTCTTACAATAATTTTGACGGTAGTTTGCCGGATTTGTTGTCAATGCTCACACATTTGGAGTTATTAGATCTCAGTTCTAATAGTATTTCTGGATCAATCCCTCCGGGACTGTGTCAAGACTCCAAAAACAGCTTGCATGAGCTTTATCTGCAGAACAATCTCTTCACGGGTACCATTCCGGCCACTCTTAGTAACTGTTCCCAGCTGGTTTCGCTTGATCTCAGCTTCAATTACCTTACAGGGAGGATCCCATCCAGTTTGGGATCCCTATCTCAGCTCCGGGATCTAGTAATGTGGCTTAATCAGTTTCAGGGTGAGATTCCGCCAGAGCTCATGTACATCCAGACACTCGAAAATCTGATCCTAGACAATAATGAGTTGAACGGAACAATTCCTGCTGGCTTGAGCAACTGTACCAATCTGAACTGGATCTCACTATCGAGCAATCAGTTGAGTGGCAAGATTCCAGCATGGATTGGTCGGTTGAGTAACCTTGCAATCCTCAAGCTTGGAAACAATTCATTCTCTGGCAGTATTCCGCCGGAGATTGGAGACTGCCAGAGCCTGATATGGTTGGACCTCAATAGCAATCACTTGACAGGGACAATCCCTCCTACCCTTGCAAAACAATCAGGTAAGATTGCTGTTGAATTGATTACGGGGAAGAGTTTTGTGTATCTGAAGAACGATGGGAGTAGCAACTGCCGTGGAGCTGGAAACCTTCTTGAGTTTGCTGGAATCAGACAGGATGGGTTGAACAGAGTTCCTACTAGGCACCAGTGCAACTTTACTAGAGTCTACATTGGTAAAACGACATACACGTTTAACAACAATGGCTCCATGATTTTTCTCGATTTTTCCTACAATATGTTGGAAGGTAGCATTCCAAAGGAGCTTGGGAACATGTTCTATCTCTCAATTTTGAATCTGGGCCACAACAACCTCTCTGGTCCTATCCCTCCAGAAATGGGAAGATTGGGGAATGTTGGGGTTCTTGATCTCTCTCACAATAAGCTTGAAGGGTCAATCCCTAATACCTTGTCTGGTCTTACTCTGCTTTCTGAGATTGATCTGTCAAACAACAACCTCTCTGGACTGATTCCTGAATCTGGCCAGTTAGGAACTTTTCCAGCTTACAGATATGCAAATAATTCGGGCTTATGTGGTTACCCACTTCTTGTCACCTGTGGAGGAGATCACAGTACGTCCAATCTCCAGCATCATGCGTCTCGCAGGAGGCAAACATATCTGGCTGAAAGTGTGGCAATGGGCCTActattctccctcttcttcatctttggttTGATTCTTGTTGCTGTTGAAAgcaggaagaggaggaagaagaaggatgcGTCCCTTTCGGATCTCTACATTGATAGCCGATCACACTCAGGCACCGCAAATGTCAGTTGGAAGCTCACTGGTGCACGGGAAGCACTGAGCATCAATCTGGCCACATTTGAGAAGCCTCTTTGGAAGCTCACCTTTGCTGATCTTGTTGAAGCCACCAATGGTTTTCACAATGACAGCCTCATCGGCTCAGGTGGCTTTGGGGATGTGTACAAAGCTGAGCTCAAGGATGGAAGTGTTGTAGCCATCAAGAAACTAATCCATGTTAGTGGACAAGGTGATCGAGAATTCACTGCTGAAATGGAGAccattgggaagatcaagcatCGGAACCTTGTCTCCCTATTGGGATACTGCAAGGTTGGGGAAGAGCGGCTCCTGGTTTATGAGTATATGCAGTTTGGAAGCTTAGAAGATGTTTTACGTGATCGGAGAAAGGCTGGTATCAAGTTGAATTGGGCAGCGAGGAGAAAAATTGCCATTGGAGCTGCAAGAGGTTTGGCTTTTCTACACCACAACTGCAACCCCCACGTAATCCATAGGGATATGAAGTCAAGTAATGTCCTTCTTGATGACAACTTGGAAGCCAAGGTATCAGATTTTGGAATGGCAAGGCTTGTGAGTGCAATGGATACCCACCTGAGCGTCAGCACACTTGCAGGCACCCCAGGTTATGTCCCACCCGAATACTACCAGAGCTTCAGATGCTCCACCAAAGGTGATGTTTACAGTTATGGTGTGGTCCTCCTTGAGCTGCTAACTGGTAAGCAGCCAACAGACTCGCCTGACTTTGGTGACAATAACCTAGTGGGTTGGGTGAAGCAGCATGCAAAGTTGAAAATAAGCGATGTCTTCGACCCTGAGCTCATGAAAGAGGATCCAAGCTTGGAGATGGAGCTACTACAACACCTAAAGGTTGCGTCTGCTTGCTTGGATGATCGGCCATGGCGACGACCCACAATGATACAAGTGATGGCATTGTTCAAGGAAATTCAAGCAGGGTCAGGCATTGATTCCTCGTCCACTGATGCCACCATCAATGGCAGTTTCACAGCAGTGGAGATGAGCATAAAGGAGGCTCCAGAGCCATGCAAGGAGTAG